CTTGCCACCCACTATCAGAAGTGCTGGAACTTTAACCACAGGATCTGGTAAGTTAAACACCTCACCTAATGACCTGCAATGCAAATACACCATTAAcacgaataaaaaaaaattgagtccAGGATTCGCTTTCATTGTTTTGTGCTAGCAAGAAAACCCATTTCACAAAAAAGgcaaagaaagaacaaaagcTAGCACCTATATGGAATCTGCAATGCAGTTTGGAATCCAGATTTCTCATACAAGGCTCCATATGTTTCAAGATCTTCCTCCGTGAACCAAGCAGGAAGAGGAGTATCAGGTTGCACCAAATCCATGATCTCTTGGTTTTCATTAGCTATTGGTATTTCACTTCTTGAGAAAAGGATGTAAACATTTCGCACGACAGTCTTTGCATCAAAGCGTCCAAAATCAGCTTCTGCCCTTCCAGGTTCCtgatatagatagaatcaaagttACGGTGACATAAGTAAAGGTCATCATGCTAAGAGCAAAGAAATTTAAAGTCTACAAAATGTTGTTGTTTTCCAATTAGAATTGGAAGCTTCTCATGATAATCAGTATAGCGAAAGATTGCACTAAAGGTCTACAATTACTAAGGTGAAATTTCATCTAAAAAAACAGTACCAAGAAAATTTATGGAAGTACATGCGCATCTAAGTTTTTTGCTTTAAAATTACCTGCCATCTCAAAATATAGAAGCCTTCAGGAAGGAATTTGTGATACACAGAGGGGCGGGGCGGGACATATGGAACTCCCAACGTGACAACGCCCAGGACCCTTTCAGGGTGTAGAATGGAAAATAGATATGCAGGACGAGCTCCAAAATCTTTCCCGACAAGAAACACCTAAAGTACATTAAGGGTGTTAAAGAATTAGGCAACAGTTGAGCATACAATCATTTTAGTCATCTTACATGGTGGCATCCCTTCGTGCCTACAATAGTACCTCATCAACCCGCTGATCTTACTCAAGTAATAAAAGGTGGTTAGGTTGAATTTACAGTACGAGTTAAATTCTACCTTTAACAATCTCATACCtgattaattatattctaaaaagAAGGGGAAAAAAATCAATGCGGTAGCggatatataaagtaaaaaagtttCCCAAATCCTCACTTAACACCGAAATTTTTTCGTTGGTTTGGTCTTAGAATTATCGTGAATCAGATGCAAAATAAGTCCTAGTACGTAAGTCTACGCCACccatttatgaatttttaaggCAAACGATCATTAGAGTACGAGAAGTATTACCAACACATTCTTTAATAAACactttattacttaaaaattataaaaagtttattaaacaGGATATAAGACTcacaaaatttcttaatttctgAAAAATCTCAGCTACCTAGAGGAAGTGTGTCACCGGATAATGAATTCGTAGCATTTTTCTTAAGTGCATGGTGAGCAAGAAGTTGCAATTTGAAACAaacgtaaaaaataaattaaacaaaatcaacGAAACGATCAACAGAGTAAAGACATTTTAGAGAGAGAGTACCTTTGGAAGATGAAGAGCTTGAAGAATATGAAGGAGGTCGTTGAGAATATCGGACCAGGTGGCCTTATCGGGTTGAGGTGGAGGACTGGAGAGACCGTAGCCTCTGTAATCGAAGGCGACGGCTCTGAATCCAGCATCGGCAAGGGCTATCATCTGGTGCCGCCACGAGTACCATATCTCAGGGAAACCGTGCAAGAATACGACGGCGTTTTGACCTGAAAACACCAACACAGACCAAATCAACAACGGAAGCAAAATGCATAAGTTGAAAACGACGGCGTTGGATTGATTCTTACCACTTCCTATTTCTGCGACATGGAGATTGAGATCATCACCAACCTTCACGAACTTGTGCTGGATTCGATCCATCACTCTTCTGAAATGTCATGAAAGTCAATACTGTTTTAGTTACTTTCTTAGTTTAGTCATTTAAACAGtaggaattaaaataataaaaaatctacCATTTGGTCGtaggaattaaaataataaaaaattataataataaaatatttttgtaactaCCTTTTGGtcctttagttttataaataaatattttttatctccaattttgttttacaaccacgtgcttttaaataattaaataactacATAACATCtgttttttaacattaataataataaacatgagaacaataataatataattaattatataataattatatgagataataaaattgttaaataggAACACTATCGCCCATGTCATTTAGATCTTTAAACGAcatggaaataaaaaagaaaaagaatcttACCTAATCAACTTGAAAAAAAAgggttaatataatttatacgcTCTTTTTTAACTTCTTTACACTGAATTTGATTTTGTCCCATACATCTTCTAACTAAAGACTTTGTATAAATAATAGAGTAGTTTGCTTTTTGGATTTTGctagaaaattttataatttttaaaatatttaaatatactaaattttattttattttattttaaattaatttttagaaatttatttagataagataattaacatttaatgaatttttacttttttagataaacaatttcaattataattaaactcaaaaaaatgttttttcaatatcaaatagtcgttaaaaattaaaaagtattaatattgatatttttagtGGTCAatgatattatttgtttattttcaatattgttttgattttatatttgtaaaaatattctcatttatgcttaatgaaattatttcaaactataaaataatagattgaATCATATCTAAGTAAGATagaattaagttaaattaatgtaagattaattcaaattaatttatattaaagtcGAGTTAAATTGATATGAATTTAGATTAATACGAATCGGTTTAGGCATGATTTGAATTAATTAGGGTTGGCCTTTAATGAGTTGAGTTGGTTTGGACCTAAATTAAGTCAAGTTAAGTTTATCTTAATCGAATTAAGTCAGTTTAGGTTTAGCTTGAGCAAAATCAAATGTACATTCAATCGAATTAGGAGGAGTCCATACTCATTCAAGTTGGGGTCAATCAACATTCAATTGAGTTGTTAAGCCCTAGTGGATCTTAGTTCAATCAATACCAGATCGAGCACAGCACAATTAAGACTTAGTTAAACCAAGTCAACCTTGACCTAACCCTGGCTGAGTCAATCCAAACtcaagtaaatttaaatttatccaAGTCCAATTCAAGTTGAGTTAGGATATAATCTTGTGTAGATAATTTTGACTATATGTTGAGTTACATTGGTCAAACTTGGGTCAAGTTTTAATCAACTTTGATCCAGGTAAGACttagataaattaaatcaaacttaGTTAAGTTTACATGAACTAAGATATCAAATCGAGAccatatcaaattaaaattaaacagatTCCTCGTCATGTCAAATTGAATGtatcaaatttaaatcaaacttaATTAACCCATATTTAGATCAACTAAAACTATAAAGACCGAAATATGAATCTAAGGATATAAAGaatttcaaacttttactttttaaatcaagtttgattaattttaagcAATATAATTCTTGTATTGTATACGAGTGAG
This genomic stretch from Vigna radiata var. radiata cultivar VC1973A chromosome 7, Vradiata_ver6, whole genome shotgun sequence harbors:
- the LOC106767199 gene encoding bifunctional epoxide hydrolase 2, producing the protein MDRIQHKFVKVGDDLNLHVAEIGSGQNAVVFLHGFPEIWYSWRHQMIALADAGFRAVAFDYRGYGLSSPPPQPDKATWSDILNDLLHILQALHLPKVFLVGKDFGARPAYLFSILHPERVLGVVTLGVPYVPPRPSVYHKFLPEGFYILRWQEPGRAEADFGRFDAKTVVRNVYILFSRSEIPIANENQEIMDLVQPDTPLPAWFTEEDLETYGALYEKSGFQTALQIPYRSLGEVFNLPDPVVKVPALLIVGGKDYVLKFPGIEDLTKGEKAKEHVPNLEVTFIPEGTHFVQEQFPVQVNKFILDFLGKHT